The nucleotide window TCCCACCCTCTCCGCCATCGACAGTTCACGGCTCGCACGAAGGTGCGGGCTTTTTTTGTGTGACCATGGAGCGGGAGGGATGAGAATGCGACGGTCGCCTGCGACCTTGTCGAAGCGAAGCCTGTTTGGCATGGAGCCCCAGGCTCAACCTTCCCGAGCGAAGCGAGGCTACTGACCCTTTTTCAACGGTAGGCCGTTGAGAAAGTCTTTGAAGTGAGGGGTTTCAAGTTTTCAGGTCGTAAGCCCGCGCCGGGGGGGATTAGTTTGGGGTGATGGAGAGACGCACGAAGCATCTGCCCTGTCTCGAGGGAAGCATGTAGGCCACCGATGCGGCAAGGTTTGTCAGGTTGGCATCACCTGTCGGGATGTCTGCCCAGCTTGCGAGATCCGACGATGTCTGAACCTTGAATTCGGTGCCATAGGCGGTCGCGGCGATGGTCCCTCCGTTCGGCCAGGTGATTTTGCCGCCAACGATTCCGGGAAGGGTGATGACGCCAGTGTTGTTCATGAAGTAAGCGATCCCATTCTGAACGCCGTCTCGGTTGTAGTCCTCATCCGCGGCCTGTCCGCCGGCATGGCTGGCTGCCCATAGAGCGTATCCCGTCAGGGGGACGACTATGAGCACTCCGGTGGCGGGCACGAATTCGTAGGTGACCCCGTTCTCGTTCATGGTCCATTTGCCTGCTTTCTTGGTGAAGGCTCCCCGGGAGCTGCTGGCGAGCGCAAAGGTGCTGCCGTAGGTTTCCGCCAGGGTGGAGGTGTTCACCAGAGTCCAGGCATTTCCCGGAGCATTGCCCGCGGTGGTGAGATCGAGCACCAGGGTGCCGTCGAGATTGAGAGTGCCGGTGCCGGTGAGTTTGTTGCTGACGCCATTCGCGCCGACCTTGAACCGCAGGGCTCCGCCGCTGGCCAGGGTCAGCGCGCCGCCGGAAATGAGGGTGTCGCCCGTGTAGGTGTTCTGGCCGGAGAGGGTCTGCGTGCCGGGACCGTTCTTCGTGAGGCCTGCAGGGGAGGCGCTGGAGATCACGCCGGAGAAAGTGGCGCTGGCACCACCGGCGAGAGTGAGTGTGTTCCCACTGAGGATGACATTTCCAGAACCTGCCAGTGTGTCCACGGTCTGAGACAGGCCATATCCTGTCAGAAATCGGCCAGGAGAGTTGATGGCCAGGGCGGTCACGGAGGGGAGCGCGTTGCTCACCAGTGAAACGAGGTCGCCCTGGTTGACCGTGGTCTTCCCTGTGTGGGTCATACCCGCCGTCAGGAGAAGGCCTCCTGTTCCGCTTTTGGTGAAGTCTCCGGGGCCGGAGATCGTGCCTCCGACGGCTCCTGAAACAGGAAATGAGGGGTTGCCGAAATACACATTGCCGACATTCGCAAATTCGAGATCAGAGGGACCTGTCTCGGGATCAAGGAAATCGACATAGTAATCCCCGTGCGGATGTTGCTCGATGAGCCGGGAGTTGAGCACACGGATGCGACCGGTCCGGTAACCTGCCGGTGCGGTGCTGTAGTCGGCAGTGAGGGTGAGGGTGGCGGCCCCGTTCTTATAGAACTCGCCAGCACCGGAGATGAGCCCGCTGTAGGTAAAATCGCTGTTTGTGGGGATGACCAGTGTGGCACCGGAATCGATGAAGAAATTGCCGATGGGTTGCGGAGTTACAAGGGTTCCGCCGGTGATGGTGGTCCCGCCGGTGTAGGATTGTGGATTGCTGAAGGTGAGATGACCATCGCCGGCTTTGGTAAAACTGCCGGTACCGGATATCGTGGCTGCGAAGAGTCCCGACGCGTTCCAGGTGAGTTTGGCACTGCCGCTGAGATTGTAGCTTTGTGCCATCGGAGCACTCTCGACAAGGCTCCCGCCCGTGACGAAGACCCCGCCTCCCGCACTGTTTTGTGTTCCGGTCAGGGTCAGATTGTATGATCCGCTCTTGGTGAAGGAACCCGTGCCGCTGATCCTGTCTCCGTAGGTCTGGTGGCTCGTCCCCGTTCGGAGTTCCAAATCACCACCATTGAAGGTGAAGCTGCTGGTGACGTAGGGATTGTGGAAGGTGGCGACGACAAGCCGGCCGGCCTCGACCGTCGTGGACCCGGTGTAGTAAACGTCCTGCGTCATGATCAGTACCGCTCCGCCTTTTTTCACGAAGGAGCCGTCGCCGTAGATGTTTCCGCCGTAGGAAAGATCTCCCCGGGTCCCCCACCCGGAATCGGTCGGAATATCGAAGCCCATGGTGGCGCCTGCGCGGATGTTGTAGTCGTTGATCGGATTGTCCGTGATCAGTGTCCCGGCAAACACGTTGGTGCCGGAGATGACCGAGCCGCGCTGTTGGTTATAGGGAGAGGCGATGACGGCGGTGCCGCCCTCATATTTATTCAAGCTCCCGCGGCCATACACGTTGGCGTTGAGGGTGAGCACCGATCCAGTATCGACGTTCATATCCATGTAGGACGACGCAAGGGAAGTTCCGAAGGAAATGCCATAGGTGGAATTGATCGTCACCTGCGGGCTGGTGTGGTTGACATTGAGATGCACGGACGACGCGGAGGTGGCTCCCGAGGCGATGGCGCCGACATTCAGCGTCCAATTCTGCTGGGAGAAGTTCAGCGACGACGGGCTGACGCTCCGGGTGGTCGTGACGATGCCGTTGACGTCATGGTAGCCACCACTGCCGAAATAGAGATCGTAGCTGCTTTCGTCGTTCGAGTTGAGGAGAGAAGTGCCAATGCCGGTGCCTCCCACATCCCAGTGGGAACCGTCCCAATCGTCGGAGCTTCCTCCCATCCAATAAGCGTTGATCGCATGGGCGCAGGGGCCGAGGGCGAGTGCGCCTATGGGGATGGCGGAAGCGGCGATCCGGGTGAAGAGGCGGCGGTGGATGCGACGGGAGGTTTTCATGAGACGAGGCGTGGGTTGCGACGGACGTTCGTGCAAAACATGTGCGGGATGCATCCTGACGATCCGATTGCCTCTCCGCCAGGGTGCTGATCAGCACCCTGGCGCGGGTCGGCTGGCGGCTACGATCTCCCGGTGTCATGACACGACGAAGGGTGTCGGGGACCGGCATTGCGCTGGCTTTCGCGGCGCATTCCTGCATTAACATCGCCATGACGGACGCCCAGCGCGAGAGGGTTCACCAACTATGGGATTCGCTTACGGATTTTCCGGCCTCCGAGACCGAACGCGCGCTGGAGCATCTCATGGCCGGCATCGCCAACATGATCGATGCCGGCAATGCCTACTGGCTGGGCTACATCCGCCTATGTGCGCCGGTGCCGGATGATCCGCTCAAGGGACTCCGCCCAGGAGCCGGGCGCTACCTTCATCCCACGCCGACGCATAGCGAATCCGCCCGCAGCCAGACGAACCAGTGGAATCGCCGGCAAGTCAACGAAGGCTACGTCCGGGCCGCGCGCGACGTGGGGCGGTTTCGCTCCTTCCGCCTCCGCAAGGAAATGCGACCCGCCTATTTCGAGGAGGAGTTTTACCAAACCTTTCACGCGGCCCGCGGATTTCATGACCAGTGCATCGTTTTCTTCCCGGTGAACGACGACTACGAATCCATGTTCAACTTCCAGCGCGTCGGCGTGGCCCGCGATTTCACCGCTGCCGAGGAAGCCATCGCCGCCTACGCGTTGCGGGGCATCAAGTGGTTTCACCGCCAGGTCGCCCTCGGCTACGGCCTCCTCCTCGCGGAGCCCCCCCTCACTCCGATTCAACGCCAAATCAGCCGCCTGCTCCTCACCGAACGCAGCGAAAAGCAAATCGCCGCGGAAATCGGCCGGACCCAGGGCATGATGCACAAGCACATCACCGAAATTTTCCGCAAATTCGGCGTCACCGGCCGCGCCGGCCTGATGGCCGTCTGGCTCGGGAAGGTGAAGGTCGTGTAGCCGGCCGCACCGGGGTTACGTGCGTTTCGGTGCATCAACGTCAGTAAGAATCCGCCACAGCACGTCGAGAGCTTGATGGCGAAAGCCTCGGAAGGTCGCTGATACATCGTCTGACATGGAGGCATGAACGGAACGGCGAAGCAACGAACGGAGCGAGGCGATGTTGCGGGAGCGGCATGCCCACCACCAGCTTGATTCCGAAGCTGGTTCGTAAACCGCACTCGCCCTCTCCGCCAGCTCAACATCAGGGAGCAGGAGCTCCCACTTTATGGTCGGATGTGGATATCCGATCCATTCCCTCATCTTCCCTCTGGGTCGCAGGGCGGGTGTCGCTTGAAAGCAGAGGCGTGCATTTTCATTTCGCGCGGGCTCCCGTCCTCTGCTGTGTAGCGCAGGATGAGCTCATATAGATCCGTTACCGGCATCTCGCATTCGATGAAGAGAGTCCTGCCTTGATTGAGCACATGGTAGGCTTTGACGGGGATCGCCGGTTTATCATGCTTGAGATCCCGCATCCCGTATTGGCTGCTCCGCACCATGTCCCAGTGGATCAGGGATGATCTCGTGTCATCCACCTGCTTCACGGCGTCCGTAAAATCGAGGCGAATTCCATTTTCAAAGACTTTCACCGACCCGGGATAATAGGTGGGCCGTCCCGTGTAGCGCACCCGGTAGAAGCCGCTGGGAGCCGTGCGGCTGGACGCCCAGTCACTCAGTCCACAGGTGTAGAGTTGACCGTCCTTCGGATTGAAGTGTCCGCGCATGAGCCCGGTGCTGGCATAGTCGGCGCTCCCTTGGCGGACCGGCACTTCGATGTAGGCTCCTTGTCGCTGGCCATCGACATCATCCATCGCGATGTGGAAGATCTTTCCGCAACCATAGGACAGGGCGATCAGTTCTTTTCCGAGAGGCCCCCACTGCTTGCTATCGACCTCAAGCATTTCGGAGGGTGAGCGATCGACGTCACGGTTTACCCACAGTACGGGTTTCGTCACGTATTTGTCATCCTTCGCCTTGTCACCCAGTTGATGGTAGCCATAGGTGTAGCCGAAGAACTGGGGATTTTCAGCATTGGGTTCGATCAGGTTGATGGCGTTCTCCGGCCTCCAATTGCCTTCTTGGTCGGAGAGGTAGATCTCCCCCTCGGAGGTCATGCAAAGCCCGTTTGTCGCCCGGAAGCCGGTTGCCACCACACGACTGGCCTTGCCATCGGAGTCCACCTGGATGCAGGTGCCGTGCTGCGGAACGAGGAAGGGCGACGAATGGCGCCCTGCCTTGGTGTAATAGAAACAGCCTTTTTGATCCACGATGAGTCCGGAGGCGAACTCATGCCAGTGAGTGGTCACCATCTGGTCGCTGTTGAAGGCCTCCACAAAGTCAATTTCCCCATCCTTGTTATGATCAGCGAGGCGGGCGATCTGATCACGGCAGGTGACATAGATATCACCACGGTGGATCTTCAGTCCCAGCGGTTGAAACAGGCCGGTGGCGATGCGACGCCATTGTACTTGCCCGGTGGTGATGCCCTCGATCAGCCACACATCGCCGTCCCAGGCGCAAATGGCGGCGCGATCTGGGTTGTCAGGGAAGAAATCGATACCAGCGAATCGCATCCGGCAATGCCATGGTGCTCCCGTGGGTGCCGGGATGGCGTCCACCACATAGGGACCGTCGTCCGGATTCCGGACCACCGTGGTGGTGAAGGTTTGATTCCAGTGCGGCGCGTCGAATTGTTGGATCGCCTTGGCCAGATCCGGGATGGCACCGGCCTCCGGGGTCAGTTTCTCCAAATCGAGTTCCATGCTAGCGGTCAAGGTCACCACCACATTCACCGCGTTGCCGGCGGGGACGTGCAGCATGTAGTAGCCGTCCTGTTCGTTCACGGTCACGCCATCGCCGTGACGCACCGCCACCTTCACATCCGCGGGTGCCAGACGGTGCAGCAACTCATGAGTGCCCGCGCCAACATGCATCACCCGCTGGAAGACACCCATCGCCGGGCTGCTGTATTGTTCCAACACCTGGCGCTGGCCGATACGGTATTGAAGGATGGGTAAATCCCTTTGGTAGTGAATGCCTTCGAAACGTCCCCATGCGGCAGGGAGCGGTCCGTAATGCTTTTGATCGGGGCCGGTATAGCGAAGATCATCAAATTTTCCCGTCGCTGGGTTCGCCCACGCCGGTTGATTGGGCATGGTGAAGCGCACCGTGCCCACTTTTTGATGTTGGTCGTCCGGTGTCCGGTTCCCAGCCAGCGAAATGACGGCATAGTCCGAAAATATCCCTTCCCAGCCCGCAGCAGGCTGCAAGGTGTCTTGGTCAAACACCATCCAGATGGCCCCTTTGGTGATGCCACCCATCCCCTTGTTCAAGCGCACGGCAATTCCCTTCATCACCGAATACTGGTGGATGTCATAGGTCGCCGCCATGGTGGGGCCGTAGTCCATCATCTGCCACGGCTTTTCCTGCTTTGCCTGATATGGCAGCTTCATTCCCGCCGCCTTGTCCAAGTAGGCGGCATCCAGTTCGGTGTATTGGCCCGGGCGGTGCGGCTTCACGAAGTGCTCGCGGATGTAGTGAACCACATCGTAGATTTCCGCGTCCGAGAGTTGCACTTGCGGCGGCATCTGGCGAAACCCCTTCTTGATGGTGTTGAACATCTCATGAGGAGTATGGCCGTTCTGGAAATCCGCTTGGGCAAATCGTCGTGCGTCGGGCAGCGACCCCGGCGCTTCAACCGTGCCGTGGCAAATCTGGCACGTGCGGGTGTAGATCTCTTCCCCCCTTTTGAATGCGTAGTTGTCGAGATTCCTCAGGTAAGTGGCATGGGAAATTTCCCCCTGTGCCTGGCTGGTGACGGGAAGAAATCCAGCGGTGATGAACAGAGCGAGTGCGACGATGCTGCGTTTCATTGAATGCAAGGCCCGGTGAACCCTGGACTGATGCGTCACTTCGCCGCCACGGGCAGCTTCTTGACGCGGATGTTCCGAAACCACACTTCGCCACCATGATCCTGGAGTCCAATGATTCCATTTGGCGCAGCCCCCTTGGCGGGGCTGCCTTTCCATTCGCTCGCAGCGAAGGCTTCCTTGAATTCCGGAGAGTCGAGATCCACTTTCAAGATGCACTTGCCATTGAGCCAGTGCTCCAGATGGCGGCCATCGGCGACGATGCGGGTCGTATTCCATTCGCCCGGCGGCTTCAGGTCCTTCCCGTCGTTGGGACCGAGGATGGAATACAGCGCGCCCGCGCGGTGAATGGGGGGAGCCTTTCCATCATGGAATCCCTCGTCATCGAGAATCTGGTGCTCGAAGCCGCTTGGCCATGGCTGGTTTTGACCGTCCTTGATGCGATAGAAAACTCCGCTGTTGGCGGCCTTGCCGACCTTCCATTCCAGTTCGAGCACGAAGTTTTGATAGTCCGACTCGTCGGTGGCGAGATCTTGCCTGGCCCAACTGCCATTGCCCGGCGCGCGATGCAGCGAACCATCGGCCTCGACCGTCCACACTGGTGGAAGGCCTTCATGCTTTTCGTGGCCATACCAATGCCAGGCGCTGGCAGGGAGAGGAGTCCACAGCTCGGTTTGAGCCGAAGAATCGGCTGAAAAGGCGGCGGATATGATGGCGAGGAGGGCGCAGGGAAGAATGGCGGGCAGGCGGATTTTCATCAGAGATGGCGATAGCGGGGCTGCGTGGTTGGCAAAGAGCGCGGAGAATGAAAATGCAAAGTTGGAGGGTAGGTCTATTTTGTCCGCACCATGTCTGCGAAATGTGTCGGCTGGCAGTGGGCAGTACTGTCCGTCTCCCGTGGACTTAACGAATGGTTTCCAACCAGCCTTTCTCCAAAATCACCGAAGCCCCGATCCGCAAGCCAAGCCGCCGAAGGGCGCATTGATCCAACTGACGGGCAGGGCCGGAGGCAATCCCACCCGGAGATCACTCGATCCCCCCAACCACACCGCCACACATTCCTTCTTGCACGCGCTTCCTTCCATGCCATGGGTGGTATTCCTCTGATCGGCTCCCGGAGGTCCCTTGCATGTCGGAGCCGCCTACCACGAACCACTTACTACCATGGGACAACAAGGCTACACCCCCGGCGACTTCGGCTGGTCCGAACTCACCACCACCAATGCGGCGGACGCGCTCTCCTTTTACGGCAGCCTCGTCGGCTGGGAAAAGAAAGGCGAACCGGCTCCCGGCTATCATTGCTTCGGCCGCGGTGATGAAATGCTCGGCGGCATCACCCAGCCACAGGAAGGCTGCGGCGGCCCGCCACGCTGGATGCCCTACATCACGGTCGAAAACCTGGACGCCACTTTGGCCAAAGCGACCGAACTGGGTGCGACTACCATCCTCCCGCCGATGCCCTTGCCCGAGGACTCCGGCCACATCGCCATCATCCAGGACCCGCAGGGCGTGATGACCGGCCTGGCGCAGTATAACAAGAAGGCCTGTTAACAACGGCTTTGCCCTTCACCTCATCAAAGGCCGACAGCTCCATGCCGTCGGCCTTCTTCTTTGGCAGGAATACCAAGCACTAGCTGGTATCACATTCACCCCTGTACCTTCTTCACATAGCACGCCTTCAGCGCGATCGAGATGCCGTTCATTTTGCAGGAGATCTCGTGATCACCATCCACAAGACGGATCGGTTTAGACTTCGCACCGGTCTTGAGAACCTCCGAGGTGCCTCCCAGCTTGAGATCCTTGATCATCGCAACGATGTCACCGTCCGCCAGTATGTTGCCGTAAGCATCCTTCACCACGCGCACATGCTCCGGTTCATCGGCGGCTTCCTCCTTCGCCCATTCATGACCGCAGGTCACGCATTCGTAGCGGGTGCCATGATCGAGAAGTTCGGTGCTATCGCAGATCGGGCAGACGGATTCACTCATGCACAAGGTGAGCGGATGGCGGACACTTTGTCCATCGAATGCAGCAGGTTCAAAAACGGCCACCCATTTGTCACCAAACAGGTTTTGCACCCGACCGGCCGGGAAGGATTTACTGGCAGCCCATTCGTCGCCGATGCACCTCGAACGATGCCAGGAACAAAGCCAGCGCACGCTGGATCAATTTTACGAAGAGTTTCTGCGGGCGGATCATTCCCCCTCCCGTGAAGGCGCCCGCACGATGCTGGGATTGATCCACCGGCTGCGCGCCTTGAACGATCCGCGCAGGGTTCACGGACGAACCTCCCATTTCATGCTCTGCCTGCTGGCAACCGATCACAGTCTGGCTCCGCCACACGTCACGATCCACGTGAATAACGGCAATGGATTCCGCATTGATTATCTGATGCCCGCGCACACCGCACCATGGCCCGGCGCGCGTGTCACTGCTGAAGCATGGACCGAGGATGAGGCGCTGGGCATGGTGCTCGAAGCCATGGACCTCTCAGGCGGCTGGAGCTTCTAGCAGCCGTGCCCGCCGTGGGCTTCGCCGTCTTCAAAGCCGAAGCCGCGCCTCACCGCCGCCATCTCCGCGGTAAGCCGGCCGCTCTCGTAGCGGACCACCAGCGGCGGTTCATCCTGCGTTTCCTCAATCGCCACCTCCGGAAAGCGGCAGGCAAAAAGCGTGAACAACGGCGGCAATGTCTCACGCGGCACCACATCCCGCATCCGCACCACCTTCAAACCCGCGGCCGCGATCCCATCGAGCGCACGCTGTTTTTGCCGGGAAGGAAAGCACAGCACGAACCACCCGTCCGGCAGCAGGTGCTTCACGGCAGCCCGTGCATAGTCGGAGACATCTCCACGTAGCTCGAAGCGGGCATGCGCCTTTTGCGAATCCTGGGGCACCACACCATCCGTCACCGGAAAATACGGGGGACTGCCGGTAATGAGCGGAAACTTCTTCTCCAACGCCAGCTCGCGCAAATCCCCATGGGAGCAATCCACCCGCGAGCGCAGTCCATTCGCATCGAGGTTCGACTGCAACAGCCGGTAACTGATCTCCTGCGCCTCCACGCAGGTCAGCCGGGCTTCCATTCCCATCCCCCACAGCGTCAGCAATCCCACCGTGCCGATCCCGGTACCGAGATCCAGATGTTCCAGCACCGGCGGCGAACATTGGAGGGCATACCAAGCGGTCAGCACGTCATCCGCGGAATGGCGATGGCCCTTCAAGCGCTGCGCGATCAACCAACCAGCGGAGTATCCACCGTCATCCTTCAATCCATCCACGGCACAAACACCCCGCGGACCAGTCAGCGCATCAAGGGTGATGCGTTCTCCCAACTCCTCTTCCAGACGCTGCCGCTCCTCCTGCCAGTGTTGGAGGGACGGATGGGACGAGGAAGCACGGGTGGCAGGAAGCATCGGAGACGGAAATTGTCCGGGCACGGACCGCCGACGAAAAGCCCGAAATCCCTTCCACCCCACCGGCTTGAACAAAGCGAGCCCATCCGGCGTATTCCGCTCCATGCCATTTTCCCTCCCCGGTCTGATCATGCTGTTCCTTCTTGCTGCCGCTCCGGTGCAGGCCATGTCGAAAGTCCACGATCCCTCAACCATCGTGCGATGTAGCAAACAAGCGTGGTTCTTCAGCACCGGTCCCGGGATCAAATCCTTCAATTCGCCCGACCTGGTCACATGGACGGAAGGGCCTCCTGTTTTCAAGGCCTTCCCCGCATGGCACGAGTCCTTCGTTCCCGGTAACCGTGGCTACCTCTGGGCACCGGACGTGATCCTGAGCAAAGGCCGCTACTGCCTGTATTATTCCGTCTCCACCTTCGGAAAAAACACCTCGGCCATCGGCCTCGTCTCCACTCCCACTCTCGACCCCGCCGATCCACGCTACGGATGGAAGGATGAAGGCGTGGTCATCCGCTCGCGGCGCGGTGATGACTTCAATGCCATCGACCCGGCCGTCCACGCGGACAACGATGGCAGGCTGTGGCTCACCTTCGGCTCCTTCTGGTCCGGCATCCAGTTGCTGGAACTCGATCCCTCCAGCGGTCTTGCCAAGAAGGATGCGAAGCCGAAA belongs to Luteolibacter ambystomatis and includes:
- a CDS encoding tRNA1(Val) (adenine(37)-N6)-methyltransferase — its product is MLPATRASSSHPSLQHWQEERQRLEEELGERITLDALTGPRGVCAVDGLKDDGGYSAGWLIAQRLKGHRHSADDVLTAWYALQCSPPVLEHLDLGTGIGTVGLLTLWGMGMEARLTCVEAQEISYRLLQSNLDANGLRSRVDCSHGDLRELALEKKFPLITGSPPYFPVTDGVVPQDSQKAHARFELRGDVSDYARAAVKHLLPDGWFVLCFPSRQKQRALDGIAAAGLKVVRMRDVVPRETLPPLFTLFACRFPEVAIEETQDEPPLVVRYESGRLTAEMAAVRRGFGFEDGEAHGGHGC
- a CDS encoding 3-keto-disaccharide hydrolase: MKIRLPAILPCALLAIISAAFSADSSAQTELWTPLPASAWHWYGHEKHEGLPPVWTVEADGSLHRAPGNGSWARQDLATDESDYQNFVLELEWKVGKAANSGVFYRIKDGQNQPWPSGFEHQILDDEGFHDGKAPPIHRAGALYSILGPNDGKDLKPPGEWNTTRIVADGRHLEHWLNGKCILKVDLDSPEFKEAFAASEWKGSPAKGAAPNGIIGLQDHGGEVWFRNIRVKKLPVAAK
- a CDS encoding DUF6797 domain-containing protein, encoding MKRSIVALALFITAGFLPVTSQAQGEISHATYLRNLDNYAFKRGEEIYTRTCQICHGTVEAPGSLPDARRFAQADFQNGHTPHEMFNTIKKGFRQMPPQVQLSDAEIYDVVHYIREHFVKPHRPGQYTELDAAYLDKAAGMKLPYQAKQEKPWQMMDYGPTMAATYDIHQYSVMKGIAVRLNKGMGGITKGAIWMVFDQDTLQPAAGWEGIFSDYAVISLAGNRTPDDQHQKVGTVRFTMPNQPAWANPATGKFDDLRYTGPDQKHYGPLPAAWGRFEGIHYQRDLPILQYRIGQRQVLEQYSSPAMGVFQRVMHVGAGTHELLHRLAPADVKVAVRHGDGVTVNEQDGYYMLHVPAGNAVNVVVTLTASMELDLEKLTPEAGAIPDLAKAIQQFDAPHWNQTFTTTVVRNPDDGPYVVDAIPAPTGAPWHCRMRFAGIDFFPDNPDRAAICAWDGDVWLIEGITTGQVQWRRIATGLFQPLGLKIHRGDIYVTCRDQIARLADHNKDGEIDFVEAFNSDQMVTTHWHEFASGLIVDQKGCFYYTKAGRHSSPFLVPQHGTCIQVDSDGKASRVVATGFRATNGLCMTSEGEIYLSDQEGNWRPENAINLIEPNAENPQFFGYTYGYHQLGDKAKDDKYVTKPVLWVNRDVDRSPSEMLEVDSKQWGPLGKELIALSYGCGKIFHIAMDDVDGQRQGAYIEVPVRQGSADYASTGLMRGHFNPKDGQLYTCGLSDWASSRTAPSGFYRVRYTGRPTYYPGSVKVFENGIRLDFTDAVKQVDDTRSSLIHWDMVRSSQYGMRDLKHDKPAIPVKAYHVLNQGRTLFIECEMPVTDLYELILRYTAEDGSPREMKMHASAFKRHPPCDPEGR
- a CDS encoding helix-turn-helix transcriptional regulator, coding for MLISTLARVGWRLRSPGVMTRRRVSGTGIALAFAAHSCINIAMTDAQRERVHQLWDSLTDFPASETERALEHLMAGIANMIDAGNAYWLGYIRLCAPVPDDPLKGLRPGAGRYLHPTPTHSESARSQTNQWNRRQVNEGYVRAARDVGRFRSFRLRKEMRPAYFEEEFYQTFHAARGFHDQCIVFFPVNDDYESMFNFQRVGVARDFTAAEEAIAAYALRGIKWFHRQVALGYGLLLAEPPLTPIQRQISRLLLTERSEKQIAAEIGRTQGMMHKHITEIFRKFGVTGRAGLMAVWLGKVKVV
- a CDS encoding autotransporter-associated beta strand repeat-containing protein codes for the protein MKTSRRIHRRLFTRIAASAIPIGALALGPCAHAINAYWMGGSSDDWDGSHWDVGGTGIGTSLLNSNDESSYDLYFGSGGYHDVNGIVTTTRSVSPSSLNFSQQNWTLNVGAIASGATSASSVHLNVNHTSPQVTINSTYGISFGTSLASSYMDMNVDTGSVLTLNANVYGRGSLNKYEGGTAVIASPYNQQRGSVISGTNVFAGTLITDNPINDYNIRAGATMGFDIPTDSGWGTRGDLSYGGNIYGDGSFVKKGGAVLIMTQDVYYTGSTTVEAGRLVVATFHNPYVTSSFTFNGGDLELRTGTSHQTYGDRISGTGSFTKSGSYNLTLTGTQNSAGGGVFVTGGSLVESAPMAQSYNLSGSAKLTWNASGLFAATISGTGSFTKAGDGHLTFSNPQSYTGGTTITGGTLVTPQPIGNFFIDSGATLVIPTNSDFTYSGLISGAGEFYKNGAATLTLTADYSTAPAGYRTGRIRVLNSRLIEQHPHGDYYVDFLDPETGPSDLEFANVGNVYFGNPSFPVSGAVGGTISGPGDFTKSGTGGLLLTAGMTHTGKTTVNQGDLVSLVSNALPSVTALAINSPGRFLTGYGLSQTVDTLAGSGNVILSGNTLTLAGGASATFSGVISSASPAGLTKNGPGTQTLSGQNTYTGDTLISGGALTLASGGALRFKVGANGVSNKLTGTGTLNLDGTLVLDLTTAGNAPGNAWTLVNTSTLAETYGSTFALASSSRGAFTKKAGKWTMNENGVTYEFVPATGVLIVVPLTGYALWAASHAGGQAADEDYNRDGVQNGIAYFMNNTGVITLPGIVGGKITWPNGGTIAATAYGTEFKVQTSSDLASWADIPTGDANLTNLAASVAYMLPSRQGRCFVRLSITPN
- a CDS encoding zinc ribbon domain-containing protein YjdM, whose amino-acid sequence is MSESVCPICDSTELLDHGTRYECVTCGHEWAKEEAADEPEHVRVVKDAYGNILADGDIVAMIKDLKLGGTSEVLKTGAKSKPIRLVDGDHEISCKMNGISIALKACYVKKVQG
- a CDS encoding VOC family protein; its protein translation is MGQQGYTPGDFGWSELTTTNAADALSFYGSLVGWEKKGEPAPGYHCFGRGDEMLGGITQPQEGCGGPPRWMPYITVENLDATLAKATELGATTILPPMPLPEDSGHIAIIQDPQGVMTGLAQYNKKAC
- a CDS encoding arabinan endo-1,5-alpha-L-arabinosidase, producing the protein MPFSLPGLIMLFLLAAAPVQAMSKVHDPSTIVRCSKQAWFFSTGPGIKSFNSPDLVTWTEGPPVFKAFPAWHESFVPGNRGYLWAPDVILSKGRYCLYYSVSTFGKNTSAIGLVSTPTLDPADPRYGWKDEGVVIRSRRGDDFNAIDPAVHADNDGRLWLTFGSFWSGIQLLELDPSSGLAKKDAKPKRIAWNQQIEAPAIIHHGDFYYLFVNWGLCCKGIDSTYEIRVGRSRTIAGPYLDKDGRDLATGGGTLFLKSEGRYIGPGHFGEIVGSSRGRFSFHYYDGAAAGMSKLGVRELTWTKEDWPEAGKWIFPANPP